The DNA segment CGAACCCCACCCAGCGACGCCCTCGATCAGGCCGCGCAGGCCCTCCACGAGTGCTGGGCACTTCATCGCGACCTCACGCCGCTCGAGGCGCGGCACGCACGCAACCTGCCCTGGTTGTTCTTCCACCCCGGCGACTCGCCCCATCTTTGGGCCAGCAAGGATCCACACCTCGCCAAGGCCATGCTCGCGACGGTCGCCGAAGATGGGCGCCCGCGGCGGGTGCTCGCGACCTTCCGCGAGTTCCTCCGGGTTTGGCCGGCCGATCTCCCCGCCTTCGATAGCCTCCTCGCCCGCCTCGATGCCATCGTTGCTGCCTTGCCATCGCCCGCCTACGACCCATGGCGGGAGCGCTGCGCGCGATACCGCTTGCTCAAGAGCGACGGACCGACCCAGGTCGCGAGGCTCTGGGTGCGGTCCGAGCAGGACTACGACTCCTTTGTCGAAGCGGTGCTCGGACCCGAGCGACATCTTGCGAATGGTAACTTCTGGGGGGAGGTGGCGAAGGCCGTATCGGCGGAGCTCCGGACCGCCCTCCGTTCCGGCCGGATTCCGCTCTGCCGCGTCTTCGCGTGGTTCGCCGATCCGCAAGGGTCGCTTCGCTTCTCGAGCTGGAAGAGGCTCCTCGCCACGGCGGCACTCGAGCCGTTCCTGAACCTCAATCCCTCGGACGAGACAAAACGAGCGCTCGCCGCTTTCCTTTGCCGAACCATCGGCCATCCCATCCTGCACTCCAGTGCATGGTATGACATCGACTCGCAGCTCCGCGATGTCCTGCTGCGCTGGCTGGTCCAGACCTCGTTCGAGGATTTCTTCCGGCTCGTCGACCGAACCGCGGGCAATCCGGAACACTGGGTCGCCCGCCGTAACTTTTGGTACTCCTACCTCAAGAACAATCTCATCGACGACGCCTGGCTGATCCTCGGGCCGGCCGCCTCCGCCAGGCTCGACCCTAGAGGGCGCGCAAACCTCAACGCCGGAAGCCTGCGGAGAGGTGCGGGCACAGACTCGACCCACTCCGCCCTCCTCCTCAAGATCCGCGGGATCACGATCGCCGAGTTCAGCCACAACCGCAAGTGCCGGATCTGGCTCCGCGGAAATCGGGCGGCACCGAAGCTGTACGAGCGGGAATACGACTATGCCTCGCTGACCGATGGCTGCAACGAGGAGATCCCCCATTACGGCTCCCAGAACTACCGATGGCAGGCGAGGATTTCCTCGATCA comes from the Dehalococcoidia bacterium genome and includes:
- a CDS encoding EH signature domain-containing protein → MNGSPQDQPLFSECSDSLRQRIAEILRALQRREWRPKALPALIARLGEHEAKAAQRTPPSDALDQAAQALHECWALHRDLTPLEARHARNLPWLFFHPGDSPHLWASKDPHLAKAMLATVAEDGRPRRVLATFREFLRVWPADLPAFDSLLARLDAIVAALPSPAYDPWRERCARYRLLKSDGPTQVARLWVRSEQDYDSFVEAVLGPERHLANGNFWGEVAKAVSAELRTALRSGRIPLCRVFAWFADPQGSLRFSSWKRLLATAALEPFLNLNPSDETKRALAAFLCRTIGHPILHSSAWYDIDSQLRDVLLRWLVQTSFEDFFRLVDRTAGNPEHWVARRNFWYSYLKNNLIDDAWLILGPAASARLDPRGRANLNAGSLRRGAGTDSTHSALLLKIRGITIAEFSHNRKCRIWLRGNRAAPKLYEREYDYASLTDGCNEEIPHYGSQNYRWQARISSIIEEHTGIADPGRRGK